The Stenotrophomonas sp. BIO128-Bstrain region AACAACGGCGCCATGCCTTTGAGCATCACCGCCGACGCCCGCGACTGCGCACGCTGCATCGGCGTGCGCTGGATCATCGCGGTCGCCCAGTCCGGCAGCAGCGCTGCACCGGCACCGAGGAACAGCTCGCGCGAGAGACCCGCCATCGGCACCGGCAGGCGGATGCCTGACAGCACCGCCAGCACCTCGCGCGAGCGCGCATCGAACACCAGCTGCGATTGCTGGCGCGCGAAGTAAGCGTCCACCTCCGCTTCCGACGCCGGAACGTCTACAGCGCCAAGCGCCTCGGCCACGCGCTTGTACTCACGGTAGTACTGGTCGGCGACCGCCGTAGGCACGTCGCGGCAATAGCGTCGGCAGCCCTGCAGGAAACCGTACGCTTCAGTGACGTGCACCCAGGTGAGCAGCGCGGGATCGTCGGCGGAATACGCGCGGCCATCGGCGGTATGACCGCGCACCTGGGCATGGATGCGGGTCACCTTGGCGATCAACGCCTCGACTTCCGCGGTGGGTGCGTAGGTCGTTCCAGCGACGAACGCGGTGGTGCGGCGCAGGCGGCCGACCAGGTCATCGCGGAAGTTGGAGTGGTCGTACACGCCGGCCAGGGCCAGCGGATGCAGGGTCTGCAGCATCAGGGCGCACAGGCCGCCGGCGAGCATGCCGGGAAACTCGGCATGCACCCGCCAGGTGATGCTGTCGGGGCCGAACCAGCCGGGGTCGCCCAGCGGGTGGTCGTAGTCGATCCCGCTCTGGCCGCGGGGGAAGGCGCCCAGCACCCAGCGGCGTATGGGGGCGGTTGCAGGGCGGGCAAGCGAACGCAGCAGGGAGGACATCAGCAGTACCGAGGGCGAGCGGACCGGCATTTCGCGCGGATGCGTCAATTCTGCGTGATACCGGTGGGGCTGGCGAGGCGGGTGCCCGACAGGGCCTGCGCATTGTGCAGATGCAGCATGGGAGCCGCCGTCCAAGCCGTATTTACCCGGCGATTTACGTGCCGCAGTGCGCAAATCCACTGCGGGTTTGCCCATTCAGGCAGAAATGGCGCCGGATCTTTGCGCTTTGCCCATTGCCAAGCGCCGTGAAAGTGCTAGAACTGGATACGCCACAACGTCGTCCAATGCGCTGCCGCACGTTCCAGAAGGAGCTCGTCATGATCGCTTTGTTCAAAGGTTTGGGTCTGCTGTTGCAGGACAACGAGCTGTACAGCAGCCCGTTCGAAAAACAGGTCGCGCATTGGCGTAACAAGAGTGAACAGCAGATCCGCGAAGAAGTCGCGGTACTGGCCAAAGCCAAGGGCCAGTGGCTGATGGCCTCGATCGTGGGCTGGCAGGCGTCCTCCCTGCTCATCCTCGGCCTGATCAGCAACTACCTGTGGAAGGATGACTTCCATATCACCTTCACCCGCGTGGTGATCGTGTTCGGTTCATGGGTGTCGATCCTGTTCGTGATCTGGTTCATGGCCAACATGTTCGATCACACCGCCGGCTTCGAGCGCTGGATGAAGGCCTTCAACAGCCGCGCCCGGATCACCTCCGATGCCGATACGGTGGAATGCGTGGCCGAGGCGCTGGACATGGCCCAGCACTATCCGGAAGTCCTGGATTACAAGCAGGCGGTGAGCGCCAAGCGCGAGCTGCGCCACGAGGACATCCGCATCATGCGCGAGATCGGCCGGATGAAGCAGCACACCGAACTGGTGGGCCAGCTCAATCATGTCGGCGAGCAGCCCAACGGCACCAACCTGCATCTGCAGCCCGCGTTCTGACCCTACTGAAAAGCGGGGGGAGCCACGATGCCACCGTGATCACTCACGGTGGCATTGTTCTTTCTGGACGGCGCTGACGCAGTGCTTGAAGCCGGCCGGGAGCCCGGCCATCTGCTCCGTCTTGCCCACCGCCACCGCCAACCGGTGCAGCGGCGGATAGGGGCAGTCTGTGTCCTTCGTGCAGCGCGCATCCAGCACCAGGTAATGGCAGCGGCCGCTGCTGCTGGCGATGCAGTCGAAGTTGGCCACGCCGTTGTCGACCGTGGTTTTGCTGTACAGCGTATCCACGCCGTTGGCGCGGATGCGGGTGACGGAGGTGTCGTTCGATTGCTGGCAGGCCGCCAGCATCAACACGCAGAGACTGGCGACAACGGCGGTACGCATGGCAGGCTCCAGACGAAAGGAAAGGCGCGTTACATCCCGCGGAACAGGCTCATGAAGGGCTGGCTGACGTTGAGCACTTCAGTGCGATGCTTCAAGCGCAGCTGGCCGCGGCCGGTGTCGTCGCGTGTGACTGCGGCGACCGCCTTCATGTTCACGATGGTGGAGCGGTGGATCTGGCGGAACCGTTGCGGATCGAGCGCATCCAGCAGTTCACGCAGCGAGGTGCGCAGCAGGCTTTCGCCCTGCTCGGTGACCACGGTGGTGTATTTGCTGTCCGCACGGAAGTAGATCACATCTTCGAGCATGATCAGCTGCGTGTCGCGGCCGTTGCTGGCGGTGATCCAGGCCAAAGGCGGCGCGCTTGAGGCGGCGGCGGGCTGATTGCCGAGGCGCTGCAGCAGCTGCTCGAGCATGCCGCTGTCCGGGCGGCCCAGCTGCATGCGGGCCAGGATCCGCTCGCGCGTGGCCAGCAGGCGCTCATCGCTGACCGGCTTGAGCAGGTAGTCGATCGCGCCCTGTTCGAAGGCGTCGATCGCATACTGGTCGTAGGCGGTGACGAACACCACCTGGGTGCGCGGGCTGATCTCCGGCAGCGCGCGGGCCACCTCGATACCGGTGATGCCCGGCATGCGGATGTCGAGCAGGGCCAGGTCCGGCTTCAGCTCGGCCAGGCGCTCCAGCGCACTGGCGCCGTCCTCGCATTCCGCCACCAGCCGCAGTTCCGGCCACAACCGCTGCAGCTGTGCCACCAGCGACTGGCGCAGCAGGTCTTCGTCTTCGGCAATGAGGGCGTCAAGCTGCATGGATCGCCTCGCGGGCATCGCGCGGCAGGGTGATCGTCGCTGCCACGCCGGTGGGGAAATTGGACACGATCGCCACGCCAGCGTGCTCACCGCAGGTCAGGCGCAGGCGTTCGCGCAGGTTCTTCAGGCCGATCCCGGTACCACTGGTGCCCTGCCCGAACCCGAGGCCGTCGTCGGCCACGGTGAGGGTGACATGGTCCTCGAAGGCGCGCGCGATGATCCACACCGTGCCGCCGCCGGGTTTGGGTTCCAGGCCGTGTTTGATCGCGTTCTCGACCAGGGTCTGCAGCGCCATCGAGGGCAGCGGCAGGCTGAGCAGGGCCGGGGGCACGTCCACCTGCAGGGCCAGCCGGGCGCCCATGCGGATCTTGAGGATTTCCAGGTAGGCCTGGGTGCGCTCCAGCTCCACGCCCAGGGTCGACATCGATTCCTCCACGCTGGGCAGCGAGCTGCGCAGGTACTGGATCAGGTGCCCGAGCATCTGGTCGGCGCGCGGCGGATCGGTCCGGGTCAGCACCTGCGCGTTGGCCAGCGTGTTGTAGAGGAAGTGCGGCTCGACCTGGGCGTGCAGCAGGTTGAGCTTGGCCACCGACAGTTCCTTCTCGGTCGCGGTCTGCTCGGCGGCGGCCTGCTCGTCGCGGCGCTGCTCGGCCACCCGGCGGGTGATCGCACGGCCGACCGCTTCGGCGTTCTCGTGGTTGCTGCCTTCGTCGACCGCGAGCAGATCGGCCCAGACCCCGGCATCGGGCTCGAACAGCAGGGTCACGCTGCTGGTGCCCTGCCCCGGCGTCACGGTGGCGAGCACGCTGTTGCGCTTGATCGCCAGCCGCGCAGGCAGGTTCCAGCGGGACGGCGGGCGGCCGTTGTAGGGATCCACGCGGCGCACGTAGGCACGCACCTGCAGGCTGCCCGGTGCACTTTCGATGTCTTCCACGCGTGGCAGCTCGGCGATGGCGGCTTCCACCAGGGCAAAGGCCGGGCCGGCATCCATCGGCACCTCGATCTGGCGGCGCTGGCGGCTGGACAGGGTGGCCGCGTCCAGGCGCCCGGCGACGTGCTGCACGCGCCGGATATGGGCGATGCAGCTGCCCAGGGCGGTCACCATCACGAACAGGGCCAGCAGGCCGAACACCCAGCCGGGGCCTTCGTCCATGCCATGGAAGAAGCCACTCCAGACAAACCCCGCCACCACGATGGCGGCGGCCCAGGCCAACAGGATGCGGAAAATCAGGGAGAGGCTGGCGAACACGGCGGCGTCATCACATAGGGAGTGAGGCGAGCATAGCCCTGCCGCCAGCGGGAACAAGCGGCATGCGACGAAGGCGGGGTTTGGGGGGACGAAGCGGTGTAGAGCCACCCCATGGGTGGCTGGCCTTCTTCCGGAACCGCGAAGCCACGCATGGCGTGGCTCTACGTCTGGGTTCGAGACCGCGAAGCCACGCATGGCGTGGCTCTACGTCTGGGTTCGAGACCGCGAAGCCACGCATGGCGTGGCTCTACGTCTGGGTTCGAGACCGCGAAGCCACGCATGGCGTGGCTCTACAGCGGGGGGTCCGGCCGGCGTGCCGGCCGGACTCGTCTTAATTCCGCTCGGCGGCGCTGGCGTCACGCGGGGCGCGGAACTGGGAGTCTTCGCTCCAGTTCGGCCAGGCGCGCGAGTTGGCCAGCTGGTTGCCCAGCGTGTACAGCACTTCCAGATCGCGCGAGGCACCGGCGAAGGTCCAGTCCGGCTGCCACTCATCGCCCTGCTGGTGATAGCGCTTGGCGGTGTAGTCATCCGAAGCGGCCTTGCCGGCCGCCACGCCCCCCTCCACCCAATCCTGGCCCGCCGAGTACGACACTGCCGGCACGCCACGCTTGGCGAACGGGAAGTGATCGGAGCGGAAGAACAGGCCGGCTTCCGGCTTCGGGTCCGGCGTGTAGCGGATGTCCCAGCCCTTGGCCACGTCCTTGAGCTGGTCCAGCAGTTCCAGCTTGGCCGAGCCGTAGATCCCGAAGTCACGCGAGGGGCTGAAGGGCGCCATGCCGTCCATGTTGATCAGCGCAACGGTCTTGCCCAGCGGGTACAGCGGGTGGGTGGCGTAGTACTCCGAGCCGAGCAGGCCCTTTTCCTCGGCGGTCACGGCCAGGAACAGCACCGACCGCTCCGGGCGCTTGCCCTTGGCGAAGCCACGGGCCAGTTCGATCAGCGAGGCGGTGCCGCTGGCGTTGTCCAGCGCGCCGTTGAAGATGGTGTCACCGTTCGCGTCCGGCTTGCCCACGCCGATGTGGTCCCAGTGGGCGCTGTAGATCACCGTCTCGTCGGGATGCTTGCTGCCTTCCAGGCGCGCGGCCACGTTGTGCGAGGTGATCACCTCGGTCTTGACCGCGTACTTGGCCGAGAAGGTCTCGCCCTTCAGCTCCACCGGCTTGAAATCACGGGTCTGGGCCTGCTTCTTGAGCGCCTCGAAATCCAGGCCCGAACGCTTGAACAGCTCCACCGCCAGATCGCGCTGGATCCAGCCTTCCAGCAGCGGATGCGCCTCGGCCGGGTTGTCGCGGACCACGTCGAACATGGTGTTGGTGTTGGAGCCGGCCACGGTGGCCCAGCCGTACGAGGCCGGCGCGGTCTCGTGCACGATCAGCACGCCGAGGGCCCCCTGGCGCGCGCCCTCTTCGTACTTGTAGGTCCAGCGGCCGTAGTAGGTCATGCCCTTGCCGTCGAAGTCGCCCTGGCCGCTTTCGAAGTCCGGATCGTTGATCAGCACGACGGCGATCTTGCCCTTCAGGTCCACGCCCTTGAAATCGTCCCAGTTGCGCTCGGCGGCCTTGACGCCGTAGCCGAGGAAGACCAGCGGCGCGTTCTTGATGTCCACCGCGCTGGCCCCGTTCATCGCGGCGCGTACAGCGATTTCCTTGCCCTGGCTCAGCGTCTGCGGCTTGCCCTTGCTGCTCAACGACAGGCTCGGGGTGCCGACGATATCGCCCTTGAGCAGCGGCACGGCCTGGGTCCACAGGCGCTTGCCGTCCTTGAGGTCGCCGCCCGGCTGCAGGCCCGCCGCTGCGAACTGCTTGCTCAGGAAGGCGATGGTCTTCTCTTCACCGGCAGTGGCCGGCGAGCGGCCTTCGTAGGCGTCCGACGCCAGTTCCTTGACGTCGGCGGAGATCCGCGCGCCATCGAATTTGGGGGTGGCGGCCATCAAGGCCGACGACACCGACAACGCCAACAGGCTGATTACCACACGCTTCACGCTGCACCTCATGACTGACCGACAATCGCCCGAGTGTAGGCCAGAGCCGCCGCGCAGTGCAGTGCCGGTCTACACGGCTGCCGCACGGGCCAGCAGCATCGCCTTCTCACGCGCATTGGCGGTCAGCGCGGCCGCACGCTGGAATGCCGCCCGTGCTTCGGCGTGCCGCCCCAGCTGGGCAAGCAGGTCGCCCTGCACCGCAGCCAGCGGCGCATAGTCGCGCAGCCGCGCATCGTCACCGAGCGCATCGACCAGCGGCCACGCGGCCGCCGCGCCCTGGGCCCGCGACAGCGCCACCGCATGGTTCAACGCCACCACCGGCGAGGGCTGGCGCTGTGCCAGCCGTGCGTACAGCGCGGTCATCCGCGCCCAGTCGGTGTCGTCGGCACGGCGCGCGCGTGCGTGGCACTCGGCGATGGCCGCCTGCAATGCATAGGGATCGTCACCGCCACCGAGTGCCACCGCCTGCTGCAGGGCGGCCTGGCCACGGGCGATCTGCAACCAGTCCCAGCGCGTGCGGTCCTGGTCGGGCAGCAGGATCGGCGTGCCGGTGGCATCGGTGCGGGCGGCGGTGCGCGAGGCCTGCAGTTCCATCAGGGCGAGCAACCCCTGCACCTGCGGCCAGGTCGGCAACCGACTGGCGAGCACGCGGCCCAGCCGCAGCGCTTCGTCGCACAGGGCCGGGCGCATCCAGTCATCGCCGGCACTGGCCGCATAGCCTTCGTTGAAGATCAGGTAGACCACCTCCAGCACCGAGGCCAGGCGCTCCGGCAACGCCGCCTGGCGCGGCACTTCGAATGGCACCTGCTTGTGCGCCAGCGTGCGCTTGGCGCGCACGATGCGCTGGGCAATGGTGGGCTCCGGCGCGAGGAACGCGCGTGCGATCTCATCGGTGGTCAGGCCGCCGAGCAGCCGTAGCGTCAGCGCGACACGCGCGTCGGCGGCCAGGACCGGATGACAGGCAACGAACATCAGCCGCAGCAGGTCATCGCCGATGTCGTCTTCCAGCGCATCGCTGTCGTCCGGCGCCGGCAACGGCAGCGGCGCCAGCGCGCTGCCGAACTGCGCGTGCTGGCCGGCGACGCGCTGGTGCTGGCGCAGCACATCGATGGCGCGGTTGCGCGCAGTGGTCATCAGCCACGCTCCGGGATTGTCCGGCACGCCCTGGCTGGGCCAGCGCTCCAGCGCGGCCAGCCAGGTGTCCTGGACCAGCTCTTCGGCACGGCCGACATCGCCGCCGAGCAGGCGGGTCAGGCGGGCGGTCAACACTGGCGACTCCATGCGCCAGATCGTCTCCAGTCGTTGCGTCAGTGCCGTGTCCATGCGGCTGATCAAACCACCGGTACGGCGCGGGGACAAGCCGCGCGGGGGGGTGCCATCACGCCGGCCCAGATCAGGGCTGCTTCATGCAGTTGACCATCCACGGCTTGCCGTAACGGTCGATGAGAAAGCCCCAACGGTGGGCCCAGAAGGTTTCGGTGATCGGCATCTTGATCTCGCCACCGTCGGCCAGCGCGTTGAACACGCGCTCGGCCTCCTCGATCGAATCCACATCGATGTTGATCGTGGTACTGCCCTGCCCGTCGGAAGACGGGCCATCGGCGGCCATCAGGATCGCGGACCCCACTTCCAGCTGGCTGTGCGCGACGTGGTCCAGTGTCTCCGGCGGCATCTCGCCACAGCCCTCCTGGCTTTCCATGGGCGGCATGTCGCGGTACTTCATTTCAGAGGTGACCTTGCCGCCGAGCACCTGCGCGTAGAAGGCCATGGCCTCATGGGTCTTGCCGTTGAAGCCGAGGAACGGAATCAGTTTCATGGGAATGCTCCAGGGGTGCGGGGGGAATCAATCGGCGGTGCCGATCTGGTCGCGCAGACGCTGTTCCTGCGCCTGCAATTCGGGAGTGAAGGCCGCGCCGAAATCCTCGGCACTGAGGATCGGCCGCAGCTCGACCACATCCCCGGCAGCGAAGGGTGCGC contains the following coding sequences:
- a CDS encoding M28 family metallopeptidase codes for the protein MKRVVISLLALSVSSALMAATPKFDGARISADVKELASDAYEGRSPATAGEEKTIAFLSKQFAAAGLQPGGDLKDGKRLWTQAVPLLKGDIVGTPSLSLSSKGKPQTLSQGKEIAVRAAMNGASAVDIKNAPLVFLGYGVKAAERNWDDFKGVDLKGKIAVVLINDPDFESGQGDFDGKGMTYYGRWTYKYEEGARQGALGVLIVHETAPASYGWATVAGSNTNTMFDVVRDNPAEAHPLLEGWIQRDLAVELFKRSGLDFEALKKQAQTRDFKPVELKGETFSAKYAVKTEVITSHNVAARLEGSKHPDETVIYSAHWDHIGVGKPDANGDTIFNGALDNASGTASLIELARGFAKGKRPERSVLFLAVTAEEKGLLGSEYYATHPLYPLGKTVALINMDGMAPFSPSRDFGIYGSAKLELLDQLKDVAKGWDIRYTPDPKPEAGLFFRSDHFPFAKRGVPAVSYSAGQDWVEGGVAAGKAASDDYTAKRYHQQGDEWQPDWTFAGASRDLEVLYTLGNQLANSRAWPNWSEDSQFRAPRDASAAERN
- a CDS encoding sigma-70 family RNA polymerase sigma factor, with the protein product MDTALTQRLETIWRMESPVLTARLTRLLGGDVGRAEELVQDTWLAALERWPSQGVPDNPGAWLMTTARNRAIDVLRQHQRVAGQHAQFGSALAPLPLPAPDDSDALEDDIGDDLLRLMFVACHPVLAADARVALTLRLLGGLTTDEIARAFLAPEPTIAQRIVRAKRTLAHKQVPFEVPRQAALPERLASVLEVVYLIFNEGYAASAGDDWMRPALCDEALRLGRVLASRLPTWPQVQGLLALMELQASRTAARTDATGTPILLPDQDRTRWDWLQIARGQAALQQAVALGGGDDPYALQAAIAECHARARRADDTDWARMTALYARLAQRQPSPVVALNHAVALSRAQGAAAAWPLVDALGDDARLRDYAPLAAVQGDLLAQLGRHAEARAAFQRAAALTANAREKAMLLARAAAV
- a CDS encoding LytTR family DNA-binding domain-containing protein, whose product is MQLDALIAEDEDLLRQSLVAQLQRLWPELRLVAECEDGASALERLAELKPDLALLDIRMPGITGIEVARALPEISPRTQVVFVTAYDQYAIDAFEQGAIDYLLKPVSDERLLATRERILARMQLGRPDSGMLEQLLQRLGNQPAAASSAPPLAWITASNGRDTQLIMLEDVIYFRADSKYTTVVTEQGESLLRTSLRELLDALDPQRFRQIHRSTIVNMKAVAAVTRDDTGRGQLRLKHRTEVLNVSQPFMSLFRGM
- a CDS encoding oxygenase MpaB family protein; protein product: MSSLLRSLARPATAPIRRWVLGAFPRGQSGIDYDHPLGDPGWFGPDSITWRVHAEFPGMLAGGLCALMLQTLHPLALAGVYDHSNFRDDLVGRLRRTTAFVAGTTYAPTAEVEALIAKVTRIHAQVRGHTADGRAYSADDPALLTWVHVTEAYGFLQGCRRYCRDVPTAVADQYYREYKRVAEALGAVDVPASEAEVDAYFARQQSQLVFDARSREVLAVLSGIRLPVPMAGLSRELFLGAGAALLPDWATAMIQRTPMQRAQSRASAVMLKGMAPLFRRALQDGLATRACTRMGVSAGVLADWP
- a CDS encoding VOC family protein, whose protein sequence is MKLIPFLGFNGKTHEAMAFYAQVLGGKVTSEMKYRDMPPMESQEGCGEMPPETLDHVAHSQLEVGSAILMAADGPSSDGQGSTTINIDVDSIEEAERVFNALADGGEIKMPITETFWAHRWGFLIDRYGKPWMVNCMKQP
- a CDS encoding histidine kinase, with amino-acid sequence MFASLSLIFRILLAWAAAIVVAGFVWSGFFHGMDEGPGWVFGLLALFVMVTALGSCIAHIRRVQHVAGRLDAATLSSRQRRQIEVPMDAGPAFALVEAAIAELPRVEDIESAPGSLQVRAYVRRVDPYNGRPPSRWNLPARLAIKRNSVLATVTPGQGTSSVTLLFEPDAGVWADLLAVDEGSNHENAEAVGRAITRRVAEQRRDEQAAAEQTATEKELSVAKLNLLHAQVEPHFLYNTLANAQVLTRTDPPRADQMLGHLIQYLRSSLPSVEESMSTLGVELERTQAYLEILKIRMGARLALQVDVPPALLSLPLPSMALQTLVENAIKHGLEPKPGGGTVWIIARAFEDHVTLTVADDGLGFGQGTSGTGIGLKNLRERLRLTCGEHAGVAIVSNFPTGVAATITLPRDAREAIHAA